In Rhizobium sp. BG4, the genomic stretch TCACCGCGCCAGACTCGCCGCTCGTCAAGATGCCAAGTACACCAGCCAACCGGAGCTCAACATTGTCGTTAGGGGTATATGCGACGCCCGTACCAACCGTCCACGTATCGGTCTGCGTGCCGTAGCCCTGGCTAGTACCCCGATCCCAAGTCAAACTTACCGCGCCACTCCATTGGTCGTTGAATTTGTGACCAATGCCGGCGGTAACCGTCCAACCGTCCTTATAAAGCAAATCCAAGTCCGTACATGGCTGCAGCGCAGTAGGCGTAGCCGGGCAGAAATTTAGAACCTGCAATTTGCTCCAGTTGGCCCATTTAACAGAGCCAAAGGCCAACCAATCGGGTGCGATACCACTTTGAAGCTTCAACTCAAGCGTATCCGGCAAATCGGCGGAGCCCGAGACGGCATATCTTGTGCCAACAACCGGCAGGACATGCGTCAGATCAATGTTGCCTGTAATATTATCCAAGCTAACAGAGCTGTTGTAGACTAGGCTCGCCCTGAGTGCATATTCAGGGATTTCATAAGCCGCGCCGACGCGCCAACCCCAGCCATCCCCTTCGAGATCCAATCTGCCAATGCCCGAGAATCCAGCCGGCAATAGCGAAGGATCCTGAACAAGCCGCTCCTTGAACCCACTAACCTCTTGATAGAATCCGCCACCAATTATTCGGAACTGG encodes the following:
- a CDS encoding OmpP1/FadL family transporter → MASRMFSKGVASLVILSSFASPSFAGGLERGGYNIDQLFDTGPFSFNSSAVYVAPQRKLKNVVDTDTNPTNPFTNEYGGGDLNGRPDSVHDTDGYWVPRVGFKAAIGDSVDCLADYSQPWGAHTNPGVNWAGANQNIETKVESDNYAATCSYKFDMGPGQFRIIGGGFYQEVSGFKERLVQDPSLLPAGFSGIGRLDLEGDGWGWRVGAAYEIPEYALRASLVYNSSVSLDNITGNIDLTHVLPVVGTRYAVSGSADLPDTLELKLQSGIAPDWLAFGSVKWANWSKLQVLNFCPATPTALQPCTDLDLLYKDGWTVTAGIGHKFNDQWSGAVSLTWDRGTSQGYGTQTDTWTVGTGVAYTPNDNVELRLAGVLGILTSGESGAVTYQGVTYGDDVSYSFGNDLVAAISADFKVKF